The Streptomyces hundungensis genome contains the following window.
CTCCGTGGCGGGCGAGAGACCAAGAAGAATCTTGATCAACGTGGACTTGCCGGCTCCGTTGGCGCCCACGAGCCCGGTCACTCCGGGGCCGATGTCCAACGAGAGCCGGTCAAGCGCGGTCACCCTGGGGAACCGCTTGCTCAGGCTTTCGGTCGCGATCACAGTCACGTCATCGACGGTAGTGGCGCAGGACACAGCAATCGTCAGCCCAGACGGCTGGATCGATGTCCGACTCCAGAGGTACGGCCCCGTAGGGGAACCCGTACGTGAGGCGGACGGCTCACCGTCCCGGGCGACCGGGTTGTCCACAACCGGCCGGTTGTCCACAGGCTGACGCAGGACCCTTGACGCAGCCGCCGGGCATTGTCACATTCATCAGTGTCAAGTTACGCACGCGTAGGGCGACAGAGGGTGGACGGATGCCGACGGCAGTGAAGGCTGGACCCGACGCGCGGCTGCGCGGGTTCCGCGAAGTGCAGAGCCTGGCGTACGAGTGCGCGGAGGCGGTGGCCGGCCAGCTCAAGCCGGGGGTGACCGAGCGCGAGGCCGCGCGGATGCAGCGGGAGTGGCTGCGCGAGCGGGGCGTGCGCGACTGGTTCCATCTGCCGTTCGCCTGGTTCGGTGACCGCACGGCGTTCGTGAACTTCCGCGTCCCGTTGCAGTTCTTCCCCACCAACCGGCGCCTGGAGGCGGGGATGCCGTTCATCCTCGACATGGCCCCGGTCTACAAGGGTTACACCGCGGACATCGGCTACTCGGGCTGTCTGGGGCTCAACCCCGTGCACGACCGGCTGCTCGCCGACCTGGAGGCGCACCGCGCCCTCATCCTGCGGGAGGTGCGCGAGAAACGGCCGCTGCGCGAGATCTACGAGGACGTTGACCGGCTCATGGTCCGCCAGGGCTACGCCAACCGGCACCGCGCCTATCCCTTCGGCGTGATCGCCCACAAGATCGACCGGGTGCAGGAACGCCGCTGGTCACCCCACGTCTTCGGCTTCGGAACCCAGGCACTGAAGGGTCTGGCGAGCGACGCGCTGCACGGCCACCGGGACGGCTGGTCGCCGCTCTGGTCCCCCTACCGGTTCTCCGACCACCCGCCGCGACCCGGGCTGTGGGCGGTCGAGCCGCACCTCGGTTTTCGGGGTACCGGCGCGAAGTTCGAGGAGATCCTGGTCGTCACCGACTCCCAGGACCCCGAGCAGAGCGCCTTCTGGCTGGACGACGATCTGCCGCATGTGCGGCGCTGGGCCGAGGAGAAGGCGGCGTGAGCGTGACGAACGGGACCATCGAAGGGGCGCGTGAGCGCTGGGTACGGACCGGCGGCGTGGAGCTGTGCGTGGCGGAGCTGGGTGACGAATCCCAGCCCACCGTGGTTCTGGTGCACGGCTACCCGGACAGCAAGGAGGTGTGGTCCGAGGTCGCCGAGCGCCTCGCCGACCGCTTCCACGTGGTGCTGTACGACGTCCGCGGACACGGCCGCTCCACGGCGCCGGCCCCGCTGCGCGGCGGCTTCACCCTGGAGAAGCTGACGGACGACTTCCTGGCCGTCGCGGACGCGGTGAGCCCGGACCGGCCGGTCCACCTGGTC
Protein-coding sequences here:
- a CDS encoding M24 family metallopeptidase: MPTAVKAGPDARLRGFREVQSLAYECAEAVAGQLKPGVTEREAARMQREWLRERGVRDWFHLPFAWFGDRTAFVNFRVPLQFFPTNRRLEAGMPFILDMAPVYKGYTADIGYSGCLGLNPVHDRLLADLEAHRALILREVREKRPLREIYEDVDRLMVRQGYANRHRAYPFGVIAHKIDRVQERRWSPHVFGFGTQALKGLASDALHGHRDGWSPLWSPYRFSDHPPRPGLWAVEPHLGFRGTGAKFEEILVVTDSQDPEQSAFWLDDDLPHVRRWAEEKAA